The following proteins come from a genomic window of Campylobacter concisus:
- a CDS encoding trimeric intracellular cation channel family protein encodes MSLILFVEYVGIASAALSGFLFAVKKECDWLGVFLSAFLTALGGGIMRDMLVGRAVYSFTHYMPVSVVIFMLIVSRVANLHIKREGLERKFVFIFADAIDVICFSIVGAMVAIEYNYNIFGVMMIAFFNGVGGGILRDILLNEIPWFLRTGLYGTISLGVGLAYFVLYHLGLTNIFFTMLLLAAGITVRMFAFYRGWKLPDL; translated from the coding sequence ATGAGTTTAATACTTTTTGTCGAATACGTCGGTATCGCATCAGCTGCACTTAGCGGGTTTTTATTTGCAGTAAAAAAGGAGTGTGATTGGCTTGGAGTCTTTTTGTCTGCATTTTTGACTGCACTTGGTGGCGGTATCATGCGTGATATGCTCGTTGGTAGGGCAGTTTATTCATTTACGCACTATATGCCAGTAAGCGTTGTTATTTTTATGTTGATTGTTTCAAGAGTGGCAAATTTACATATAAAAAGAGAAGGTTTGGAGCGAAAATTTGTATTTATCTTCGCCGATGCGATCGATGTTATCTGTTTTTCCATCGTGGGGGCAATGGTTGCCATTGAGTACAACTACAATATCTTTGGTGTGATGATGATCGCCTTTTTTAACGGCGTTGGTGGAGGTATCTTAAGAGATATTTTGCTAAACGAAATTCCATGGTTTTTACGCACTGGACTTTACGGCACGATAAGCCTTGGTGTGGGGCTTGCTTACTTTGTGCTATATCATCTAGGCCTAACCAATATATTTTTTACTATGCTCTTGCTTGCTGCTGGCATTACAGTTAGGATGTTTGCGTTTTATAGAGGCTGGAAGCTGCCTGATCTATGA